From Dehalococcoidia bacterium, a single genomic window includes:
- a CDS encoding 2-oxo acid dehydrogenase subunit E2, with protein sequence MRVKELATPIVMPRLGDFMTEGVVVRLARSQGDEVNQGEVIAEIETEKLNYDLESVAGGRFHPVVDEGATVAVDGLIGYVLDEGEEAPAQEAAAAPATRTATRQAPQRRPAARQQVGGSVRSTPGARRVASNLGVDISEVTPTGPGGRVVEADVRAFAEAQAAAPAVVPSTPGARRLATNLGVDLSQVTPTGPRGRIVESDVRAFAEAQAAAQAPAMPPGLPEPSRSEPLSGMRRSIAQHMSDSLRNTAQLSYFLEVDATEAQRMRREASQGEDTTITLAHVLIKACSEALRRVPAMNSVLSSGTIHYFDQVNIGVAVALDDGLIVPVVRDVGSMNITEIADATFELANKARANELSPDDVVGGTFTISVLGSVDGFTPILNPPQSGILGVGRVVQKPVVSRGEVVVREMLTLSLTADHQVIDGAVAASFMRRLQATVERPARLFR encoded by the coding sequence GTGAGGGTGAAAGAACTGGCTACTCCAATTGTCATGCCCAGGCTGGGCGACTTCATGACCGAGGGCGTTGTCGTCCGGCTCGCCAGGAGCCAGGGTGACGAGGTCAACCAGGGCGAGGTCATCGCCGAGATCGAAACCGAGAAGCTCAACTACGATCTCGAATCGGTCGCAGGCGGTCGCTTCCACCCGGTAGTCGACGAGGGCGCTACGGTAGCAGTAGACGGCCTGATTGGATACGTGCTCGACGAAGGAGAAGAGGCACCCGCCCAGGAAGCTGCTGCAGCCCCGGCTACACGGACTGCGACCAGACAGGCACCGCAGAGACGTCCTGCGGCACGCCAGCAGGTGGGAGGATCAGTGCGCTCGACCCCGGGCGCTCGCAGGGTCGCATCCAATCTCGGCGTCGACATATCGGAGGTAACTCCCACCGGCCCTGGAGGACGTGTGGTCGAGGCAGACGTCCGGGCATTCGCGGAAGCTCAGGCCGCTGCGCCTGCGGTCGTACCGTCTACACCGGGAGCACGCAGACTCGCAACCAACCTCGGAGTGGACCTGTCGCAGGTGACTCCCACAGGACCGAGGGGACGTATCGTCGAATCGGATGTCCGTGCTTTTGCCGAGGCCCAGGCCGCCGCGCAGGCACCAGCGATGCCTCCGGGTCTGCCTGAGCCCTCGAGGAGCGAGCCGCTGAGCGGGATGCGTCGAAGCATCGCCCAGCACATGTCGGACAGCCTGAGGAACACTGCCCAGCTTTCGTACTTTCTCGAAGTTGACGCTACCGAGGCGCAGCGAATGCGCAGGGAGGCATCCCAGGGTGAAGACACCACGATAACGTTGGCCCACGTGCTAATCAAAGCGTGTTCAGAAGCGCTCAGACGGGTGCCGGCCATGAACTCCGTGCTGTCAAGCGGGACTATCCACTACTTCGACCAGGTGAACATTGGCGTTGCGGTCGCGCTCGACGATGGGCTGATCGTCCCGGTGGTAAGGGACGTAGGCTCGATGAACATAACCGAGATTGCCGATGCGACTTTCGAGTTGGCAAACAAGGCGCGTGCGAACGAGCTTTCTCCGGACGACGTGGTTGGCGGCACGTTCACCATCAGCGTTTTAGGCTCCGTCGATGGCTTCACACCGATCCTCAACCCGCCACAGAGCGGAATCCTGGGCGTGGGTCGCGTAGTGCAGAAGCCGGTGGTCTCTCGCGGCGAGGTGGTGGTAAGGGAGATGCTGACGCTCAGCTTGACAGCCGATCACCAAGTCATAGACGGCGCCGTCGCCGCCAGCTTCATGCGCCGCCTCCAGGCCACCGTCGAGCGTCCCGCAAGACTGTTCAGGTAG
- a CDS encoding alpha-ketoacid dehydrogenase subunit beta, with protein sequence MVAEAVRQVSYIQAINEAIRQEMERDENVIVMGEDIAGGGDREDKQDAWGGPMRLTRGLVGQFGRGRVRDTPISEAGFIGAGVGAAASGLRPVVDLMYVGFYGVCADQITNNAAKIHYMFGGKVTIPLTIMTGTGAGTNSAAQHSETLYSIFTHFPGLKCVAPSDPYTAKGLMTAAIRDNDPVIVFNNRQLMGIRFDVDVPEESYEIEIGKSRVVQEGTDVTLIGISYMTNVCLQAAAALEEQGYSVEVVDLLSLSPMDDETILNSVKKTRKVVIVDEDYPRCSIASDISALVAEEAFDYLDAPPKRLNAPHAPVPYSRPLEALFVPTAEMTVEAALSVLE encoded by the coding sequence ATGGTAGCTGAAGCCGTACGACAGGTCTCATACATACAGGCAATCAACGAGGCCATCCGGCAGGAGATGGAACGCGACGAGAACGTCATCGTCATGGGCGAGGACATCGCCGGAGGCGGCGACAGGGAGGACAAGCAGGACGCATGGGGCGGCCCGATGAGGCTCACCAGGGGACTTGTCGGCCAATTCGGACGCGGCAGGGTGAGAGACACGCCCATCTCGGAGGCCGGGTTCATCGGAGCTGGCGTTGGGGCCGCCGCATCGGGGCTGCGTCCCGTGGTCGACTTGATGTACGTAGGTTTCTACGGCGTATGCGCAGACCAGATCACGAACAACGCCGCCAAAATCCACTACATGTTCGGCGGTAAGGTGACGATACCGCTGACGATCATGACAGGCACTGGTGCAGGCACGAACTCTGCAGCCCAGCACTCGGAGACCCTGTACTCGATCTTCACCCACTTCCCTGGTCTGAAGTGCGTTGCTCCGTCCGATCCGTATACCGCGAAGGGTCTGATGACCGCCGCGATACGGGACAATGACCCCGTCATCGTCTTCAACAACCGCCAGCTCATGGGCATCAGGTTCGACGTCGACGTGCCGGAGGAGTCTTACGAGATAGAGATTGGCAAGTCGCGCGTCGTGCAGGAAGGCACTGACGTCACACTAATAGGCATCAGCTATATGACCAACGTGTGCCTTCAGGCCGCGGCAGCGCTTGAGGAGCAGGGCTACTCCGTTGAAGTAGTCGATCTGCTGTCACTGTCGCCGATGGATGACGAGACGATACTCAACTCGGTCAAGAAGACCCGCAAGGTCGTGATAGTCGACGAGGACTACCCGCGCTGCTCCATCGCGTCTGACATTTCTGCGCTCGTCGCCGAGGAGGCGTTCGACTACCTCGACGCTCCGCCCAAGCGCCTGAACGCGCCACACGCGCCCGTACCGTACAGCAGACCTCTGGAGGCGCTATTCGTGCCCACGGCTGAGATGACCGTCGAGGCAGCGCTCAGCGTGCTGGAGTAG
- a CDS encoding DUF2283 domain-containing protein, which translates to MEAVSILDSKRDLNWEYDGEGDVLYISVSSPRPAVGIDIGEGLIVRYDESRGEVVGVTIVGLREKTLQELSDIPHDRA; encoded by the coding sequence TTGGAAGCGGTGTCAATACTAGACAGCAAACGCGACTTGAACTGGGAATACGACGGTGAGGGCGATGTACTCTATATCTCTGTCTCGTCTCCGAGGCCAGCAGTAGGTATAGATATAGGAGAGGGCTTAATCGTTAGATACGACGAAAGCAGGGGTGAAGTCGTCGGGGTTACTATTGTGGGCCTCAGAGAGAAGACGTTGCAGGAACTCTCAGACATTCCACATGACCGCGCCTAA
- a CDS encoding thiamine pyrophosphate-dependent dehydrogenase E1 component subunit alpha gives MSSTYSELNKDTFLWMYRTMVTIRTFEEQSRREADAGKLRGMHSSIGQEAVPTGICAHLRDDDYVLGTHRSHHHCIAKGVDLSEMMAELLGKATGTNKGKGGTMHIADINKGMLGANGVVGSNIPVATGVGLSAKVRGTDQVSVVFFGDGASSQGVLHESMNLASIWKLPVLFVCENNRYAESTPFEFTVAGASVANRAAGYDMPGVSVDGQDVIEMHEVAAEAVARARNGDGPTLIEAQTYRYQGHFGADDPLGYRTQEEEDYYEARDCLARMEAHLVDNGFATESELRAIDEECRQAVTDATRFADESPFPDPEELMTDVYVSYG, from the coding sequence ATGAGCAGCACTTATTCTGAACTCAACAAAGACACCTTCCTGTGGATGTACCGGACGATGGTGACGATACGCACTTTCGAGGAGCAGTCACGGCGAGAGGCCGACGCCGGCAAGCTGCGAGGCATGCACTCCTCCATAGGCCAGGAGGCGGTCCCGACTGGCATCTGCGCCCACCTTCGAGACGACGACTATGTCCTCGGAACCCACAGGAGCCATCACCACTGCATCGCCAAGGGCGTTGACCTCAGCGAGATGATGGCCGAACTGCTTGGCAAGGCCACCGGCACCAACAAGGGCAAGGGCGGCACGATGCACATCGCCGACATCAACAAGGGGATGCTCGGCGCAAACGGTGTCGTAGGCTCCAATATCCCCGTAGCGACAGGTGTGGGCCTGAGCGCCAAGGTGCGCGGCACCGACCAGGTCAGCGTCGTATTCTTCGGAGACGGCGCGTCCAGCCAGGGTGTGCTTCACGAGTCGATGAACCTCGCGAGCATCTGGAAGCTGCCCGTGCTGTTCGTGTGCGAGAACAACAGGTACGCGGAATCCACGCCGTTCGAGTTCACCGTAGCGGGCGCGTCGGTCGCCAACCGCGCCGCCGGTTACGACATGCCGGGCGTGTCGGTGGACGGTCAGGACGTCATCGAGATGCACGAGGTGGCCGCCGAGGCGGTCGCCCGCGCACGCAATGGCGACGGTCCCACGCTGATAGAGGCGCAGACCTACCGGTACCAGGGCCACTTCGGCGCCGACGACCCGCTCGGGTACAGGACGCAGGAGGAAGAGGACTACTACGAGGCGCGTGACTGCCTCGCCCGTATGGAGGCCCACCTCGTGGACAACGGGTTCGCCACCGAGTCCGAACTAAGGGCGATTGACGAAGAGTGCCGGCAGGCGGTTACCGACGCAACCAGGTTCGCGGACGAAAGCCCGTTCCCAGACCCAGAAGAGCTGATGACCGACGTGTATGTGAGCTACGGGTAG
- a CDS encoding VOC family protein: MSTVSIDHIAMPTANAEKLIEFYKSIGFTINDEDAWRSGQASIFSIQVGDSKINVHPEGYTASLRGPTAVPGSADICFVWNGTAEECSKMLEDAGVEIIAGPGPRRGALKHRNAVSLYARDPDQNLLEWMVYLDE; this comes from the coding sequence ATGAGCACTGTCAGCATCGACCACATCGCCATGCCCACGGCCAATGCCGAGAAGCTCATCGAGTTCTATAAGAGTATCGGATTTACGATAAACGACGAAGACGCCTGGCGTTCTGGTCAGGCCAGCATATTCTCGATCCAGGTTGGCGACTCCAAGATCAACGTCCATCCTGAGGGTTACACTGCGAGCCTTCGTGGGCCGACGGCTGTGCCGGGTTCAGCGGACATCTGCTTCGTCTGGAACGGGACGGCTGAAGAGTGCAGCAAGATGCTCGAGGATGCTGGTGTCGAGATCATCGCCGGTCCTGGCCCGCGCCGAGGGGCACTGAAGCACCGGAACGCCGTCAGCCTCTACGCTCGCGACCCCGACCAGAACCTGCTGGAGTGGATGGTGTATCTCGACGAGTAA
- a CDS encoding SDR family oxidoreductase, with amino-acid sequence MSRLAGQAAIVTGGALGIGGATSRRLAEEGASVLIADVDMDAAQSNAEAIAEAGGNAVVMRADVSRADEIEAMVERAQAEFGRIDILVNNAFSAGLWGGESPLEDIAESDFDAGMGILVKAHFLTAKHAVPYMRQNGHGSIVNISSVHGLLGAPGALIYETGKHAVIGITRQLSTELGPDGIRVNAVCPGHIVTERLEQRWEDTPSGLDFFVDQYPVGRVGRPEDIANAIVFLCSDEASFITGHALVVDGGLTVQLQENFGVRQGHFIQQRPDTELPY; translated from the coding sequence ATGAGCAGACTTGCGGGACAGGCTGCGATCGTAACAGGCGGAGCGCTGGGCATAGGCGGTGCGACGTCACGCCGGCTGGCTGAAGAGGGCGCCAGCGTCCTGATAGCCGACGTCGACATGGACGCCGCTCAGTCCAACGCCGAAGCCATTGCGGAGGCGGGCGGAAACGCTGTCGTCATGCGGGCGGACGTGAGCCGCGCGGACGAGATTGAGGCGATGGTCGAACGGGCCCAAGCCGAGTTCGGCAGAATCGACATTCTCGTCAACAACGCGTTCTCCGCAGGTCTGTGGGGTGGAGAAAGCCCACTCGAGGACATAGCCGAGTCCGACTTCGACGCAGGCATGGGCATCTTGGTGAAGGCCCATTTCCTGACGGCCAAGCACGCCGTACCCTACATGCGCCAGAACGGACACGGCAGCATCGTGAACATCTCATCAGTGCACGGTCTGCTCGGCGCCCCTGGAGCCCTGATCTACGAGACAGGCAAGCACGCGGTCATAGGCATCACCCGGCAGCTTTCGACCGAGCTTGGGCCGGACGGGATAAGGGTGAACGCCGTCTGCCCAGGGCATATTGTTACCGAGCGACTCGAACAGAGGTGGGAGGATACGCCGTCCGGCCTGGACTTCTTCGTCGACCAGTACCCGGTCGGGCGCGTCGGACGCCCCGAGGACATCGCCAACGCGATCGTATTCCTGTGCTCTGACGAGGCGAGTTTCATCACCGGACACGCGCTTGTCGTCGACGGCGGTCTCACCGTGCAGCTACAGGAGAACTTCGGAGTCCGCCAGGGCCACTTCATACAGCAGAGGCCCGACACCGAACTGCCATACTGA
- a CDS encoding diacylglycerol kinase: MPGSTLDLSRIVRATRYSLAGLRSAIRGEAAFRQELILALILVPVAVWLGDNGIERALMIASLLIVLIVELLNSAIEAVVDRVGTEFHDLSARAKDLGSAAVFISLLTVPVVWGLVLLG, encoded by the coding sequence ATGCCGGGAAGCACGCTGGACCTCAGCAGGATCGTCCGGGCCACACGGTACTCGCTGGCAGGCCTGCGCAGCGCGATACGGGGTGAGGCTGCTTTCCGGCAGGAGCTTATTCTCGCGCTTATTCTCGTTCCGGTCGCCGTCTGGCTGGGCGACAACGGAATCGAGCGGGCGTTGATGATCGCCTCGCTGCTGATCGTGCTTATCGTCGAACTGCTCAACTCTGCAATAGAGGCAGTGGTGGATCGGGTCGGTACGGAGTTTCACGACCTGTCTGCCAGAGCCAAGGACCTGGGCTCGGCGGCGGTGTTCATCTCCCTGCTTACGGTCCCGGTAGTGTGGGGGCTGGTGCTCCTAGGTTGA
- a CDS encoding PIG-L family deacetylase, whose protein sequence is MDRPERALVITPHPDDAEIGCGGTVAGWIAEGTEVYYVLCTNGDKGTSDPDLTSVRLAEIREREQAEAAEVLGIKEVVYLRYPDGGLEDTSEFRGHLVHAIRRLRPDVVFATDPHRRSFYLHRDHRLCGQVTMDAVFPFARDRLHYPEHITEDGLETHKVGDVLFWGTEEPDTFVDITDTIDLKIESLKKHASQVSSDDGTDVGEFVRANARRIGQRADMPYAEAFRRIHIRS, encoded by the coding sequence ATGGACAGACCCGAACGAGCGCTGGTAATAACTCCTCATCCTGACGATGCGGAGATTGGCTGCGGAGGAACCGTGGCCGGGTGGATTGCGGAAGGGACCGAGGTGTACTACGTCCTCTGCACCAACGGGGACAAGGGTACGAGCGACCCTGACCTGACCTCCGTACGCCTGGCCGAGATACGCGAGCGTGAGCAGGCCGAGGCCGCCGAGGTGCTGGGCATCAAGGAGGTCGTGTACCTGAGATATCCGGACGGCGGACTGGAGGACACGTCTGAGTTCAGGGGTCACCTGGTCCACGCGATACGCCGGCTCAGGCCCGACGTAGTCTTCGCCACCGACCCGCACCGGCGCAGCTTCTACCTTCACCGCGACCACAGGCTGTGCGGCCAGGTCACCATGGATGCGGTCTTCCCGTTCGCCCGGGACAGGCTGCACTACCCGGAGCACATCACCGAGGATGGCCTCGAAACGCACAAGGTCGGCGACGTCCTGTTCTGGGGCACTGAGGAGCCTGACACCTTCGTAGACATTACGGACACGATTGACCTCAAGATAGAGTCCCTCAAGAAGCACGCCTCCCAGGTGTCCTCAGATGACGGCACAGACGTGGGCGAATTCGTCAGAGCGAACGCTCGGAGGATAGGTCAGCGAGCCGACATGCCCTACGCAGAGGCCTTCCGCAGGATCCACATTCGCAGCTAA
- a CDS encoding GNAT family N-acetyltransferase: MDGITLRKFEWGDLESVTRLFTSISGAGGTEKEVGPDFVRQTLAHPSVHPETNLTLALSGSELVGYYQLFPEVPISRAVVAGGVLEEFRGRGIGKRLLSTAIEQVEALNVSVLHIQTAADAADARHILESEGFEQAKDYWQMRWSGGDLPELNLRSNFRLKPFALGEDEAMLTELQNAAFGQHWGFCPNTVEEVAARVRISNTDPGGIIFVMDGDRPAGYNWTLRNENEHGKVGFVSMTGVHPDYRGNGLGTVVVVTGMEYLKQQGVDAVELEVDSENTPARELYLKLGYRQVHHSVWFERRFQEQS; the protein is encoded by the coding sequence ATGGACGGAATTACTCTTAGAAAATTCGAGTGGGGCGACCTTGAGTCGGTCACGCGGCTTTTCACCAGCATCAGCGGGGCCGGAGGCACTGAGAAGGAGGTTGGCCCTGATTTCGTGCGGCAGACGCTTGCTCACCCGTCCGTACATCCAGAGACCAACCTGACTCTCGCTCTGTCTGGCTCAGAACTGGTCGGCTACTACCAACTCTTCCCTGAGGTCCCCATCAGCCGCGCGGTTGTCGCAGGCGGTGTCCTCGAGGAGTTCAGAGGACGGGGCATTGGCAAACGACTGCTGAGCACCGCAATCGAGCAGGTAGAGGCCCTGAACGTATCGGTGCTGCACATCCAGACGGCAGCCGACGCAGCCGACGCGCGTCACATTCTGGAGTCCGAGGGATTCGAGCAGGCCAAGGACTACTGGCAGATGCGCTGGAGCGGCGGCGACCTTCCTGAGTTGAATCTCCGGTCCAACTTCCGGCTCAAGCCCTTCGCACTTGGCGAGGACGAGGCAATGTTGACCGAACTCCAGAACGCAGCGTTCGGTCAGCACTGGGGATTCTGTCCAAACACCGTGGAAGAGGTCGCTGCGAGGGTCAGGATCTCCAACACCGATCCAGGTGGAATCATCTTCGTGATGGACGGTGACAGGCCAGCCGGTTACAACTGGACACTCAGGAATGAAAACGAGCACGGCAAGGTCGGGTTTGTCTCTATGACAGGCGTACATCCCGACTACCGGGGCAACGGCCTGGGTACCGTGGTGGTGGTCACCGGAATGGAGTATCTCAAGCAGCAGGGCGTGGACGCAGTCGAGCTTGAGGTTGACTCCGAAAATACCCCGGCCAGGGAGCTGTACCTGAAGCTTGGGTATCGCCAGGTCCACCACTCCGTCTGGTTCGAGCGTCGATTCCAGGAGCAAAGCTGA
- a CDS encoding metallophosphoesterase, which produces MSFHFVQMADPQFGMFASISEYTDEDIRERHARGLLVRKAPERITGFADETRLYTAAIEATNSLNPAFAVVCGDLVHDAANQAQVEELARVTALLDDNIAMYLVPGNHDVGEAPTADSLSLYRYRFGPDNYSFDQGDCHFIVINSSVAFDPVNVPGEWDNIVQFMIDDLSAAKARGVQHLVLFTHHPLFQEHAGEEDSMWTVPSERRDVIVRILRDYDAAAVFAGHLHKNVYADDAGLMMVTTGAVGYPLGPDPSGIRVVHMREDSIRHRYFGMDSVPGSLPNLGSSD; this is translated from the coding sequence ATGAGCTTCCACTTCGTCCAGATGGCCGATCCTCAGTTCGGCATGTTCGCTTCAATAAGCGAGTACACCGACGAGGACATCAGGGAACGGCACGCAAGAGGGCTGCTCGTTCGTAAAGCGCCAGAACGGATAACGGGATTTGCGGATGAGACGCGGCTGTACACCGCTGCCATCGAGGCGACGAACAGTCTCAACCCCGCCTTCGCTGTCGTCTGCGGAGACCTCGTCCACGACGCCGCCAACCAGGCCCAGGTGGAGGAACTCGCAAGAGTCACAGCGTTGCTGGACGATAACATCGCCATGTATCTCGTCCCGGGCAACCACGACGTAGGCGAGGCGCCTACGGCCGACTCACTCTCCCTCTACCGATACCGATTCGGGCCCGACAACTACTCCTTCGACCAGGGAGACTGTCACTTCATCGTAATCAACAGCTCGGTGGCGTTCGATCCGGTGAACGTGCCCGGCGAGTGGGACAACATAGTCCAGTTCATGATCGACGACCTCAGCGCCGCCAAGGCGCGAGGCGTTCAGCACCTCGTTCTGTTCACACATCATCCACTGTTCCAGGAACACGCAGGTGAAGAGGACAGCATGTGGACGGTGCCGAGCGAGCGTCGCGACGTAATCGTCAGAATACTAAGGGACTACGACGCGGCGGCGGTGTTCGCCGGTCACCTGCACAAGAACGTCTACGCCGACGATGCTGGTCTGATGATGGTCACGACGGGAGCGGTAGGGTATCCTCTCGGCCCCGACCCTTCAGGCATCAGGGTCGTCCACATGCGAGAGGACTCAATACGGCACCGATACTTCGGGATGGACTCGGTACCAGGCTCACTGCCCAATCTGGGAAGCTCGGACTGA
- a CDS encoding DUF502 domain-containing protein: MNGNGTSHTNQDALHTRKREALPFRIRRHVWQSIARGFLLLIPLFITILILRYLVGFAGSVISPFVGFVISRPFLEDIPGATLLVWAAVTGSVLAVFYFLGMLVTGEKGQNRVAMATNAFLGRIPIVKSIYDVANQTTHALSTPRENAFSRVVFLEWPRPGVRALGLVTGQCVLPHDERTMLVIYIATVPNPTSGMLAVIPEDEVIDAGISVEQAMKIIFSGGIVIPEGLRETITVVKGETATP, from the coding sequence ATGAACGGCAACGGAACTAGCCACACGAATCAGGATGCCCTCCACACTCGCAAACGCGAAGCTCTCCCGTTTCGAATCAGGCGACATGTGTGGCAGAGCATTGCCCGCGGATTCCTGCTCCTCATCCCTCTGTTCATAACCATTCTTATACTTCGCTACCTCGTGGGCTTTGCAGGCAGCGTGATCAGCCCGTTCGTCGGCTTCGTTATCAGCAGGCCCTTCCTCGAAGACATTCCGGGCGCAACGCTCCTTGTCTGGGCTGCGGTCACGGGTTCTGTTCTCGCGGTTTTCTATTTCCTGGGGATGCTGGTTACCGGCGAAAAGGGACAGAACAGGGTCGCAATGGCGACCAACGCCTTCCTGGGCCGGATCCCGATAGTCAAGTCGATCTACGACGTGGCTAACCAGACTACCCATGCGCTGTCTACTCCAAGGGAGAACGCCTTCAGTCGCGTCGTGTTCCTGGAGTGGCCGAGGCCAGGAGTGAGAGCGCTGGGCCTGGTCACAGGCCAGTGTGTGCTGCCGCATGACGAGCGGACGATGCTAGTCATCTACATTGCGACGGTGCCGAATCCGACCTCCGGTATGCTCGCGGTTATTCCAGAGGACGAAGTCATCGACGCCGGCATAAGCGTCGAGCAGGCAATGAAGATCATCTTCTCAGGCGGCATCGTAATCCCGGAAGGACTGCGGGAGACGATCACTGTGGTAAAGGGAGAGACCGCGACCCCGTGA
- a CDS encoding glycosyltransferase — protein sequence MCRSLALLSYHGCPVARLGEKDTGGMNVYVLQLAREYARRGNRVDVFTRYHDPTDPKIVEIEEGARVVHLDAGPLDASKNDLFSYIPSFVNGLYRFQEEEGQGGFQTRPYDLIHSHYWLSGMVGATLSREWGVPHIATFHTLAKTKMRARPGEREPQLRQDIEGHVMSVADGIVVSTDEEGQDVIRHYDAPPRNIQVIPAGVNLDMFQPVDQDAARAELGIKEERVILYVGRIEPLKGIDILLRAVPMLEYGQNLRVLVVGGNPGNDAELDRLKSMTAELGIDDTVTFTGSVPQSALPTYYSAADVFVLPSHSESFGLAPLEAMACGTPVVVSRVGGMKTFVNSGENGYLVPWRCPESFAQRLDVLLANPELRHAMGQAARQKALSMGWDSVADQMLDYYSTHIDRISWAELAGD from the coding sequence ATGTGTAGAAGCCTGGCGCTGTTGAGCTACCATGGCTGTCCCGTAGCAAGGCTGGGCGAAAAGGACACTGGCGGCATGAACGTCTATGTCCTGCAGCTAGCTAGGGAGTACGCTAGAAGAGGGAACCGGGTCGATGTCTTCACCCGGTACCACGATCCCACCGACCCGAAAATTGTCGAGATTGAAGAGGGCGCCAGGGTTGTTCACCTTGATGCCGGCCCCCTCGACGCTTCCAAGAACGATCTTTTCTCCTACATCCCCAGCTTCGTCAACGGCCTGTACCGCTTTCAGGAGGAAGAAGGTCAGGGGGGGTTTCAAACCCGACCCTACGACCTGATCCACAGCCACTACTGGCTGTCCGGCATGGTTGGCGCGACGCTGAGCCGGGAGTGGGGCGTTCCACACATAGCGACGTTCCACACGCTGGCGAAGACCAAGATGCGCGCAAGACCCGGCGAGCGGGAGCCGCAGCTCCGGCAGGACATCGAGGGCCACGTCATGTCCGTCGCCGACGGCATCGTCGTCTCCACCGACGAGGAGGGCCAGGATGTCATCAGGCACTACGATGCGCCACCTCGCAACATCCAGGTCATCCCGGCTGGAGTCAACCTGGACATGTTCCAGCCCGTCGACCAGGACGCTGCCCGCGCCGAGCTGGGCATCAAAGAAGAGCGCGTCATTCTCTACGTCGGCAGGATCGAGCCGCTGAAGGGCATCGACATTCTGCTTCGCGCGGTCCCGATGCTGGAGTACGGTCAGAACCTCAGAGTGCTGGTCGTAGGCGGCAACCCGGGCAACGACGCGGAGCTGGACAGACTGAAGTCGATGACAGCAGAACTTGGAATCGATGATACCGTCACGTTCACCGGATCGGTGCCGCAGAGCGCGCTCCCAACGTACTATAGCGCAGCGGACGTTTTCGTCCTGCCGTCTCACTCCGAGAGCTTCGGTCTGGCCCCACTTGAGGCGATGGCCTGCGGCACACCCGTGGTTGTATCCCGCGTGGGCGGCATGAAGACTTTCGTGAACAGCGGCGAGAACGGCTACCTCGTACCGTGGAGGTGCCCCGAGTCGTTCGCCCAGAGACTAGACGTTCTTCTCGCAAACCCAGAGCTCAGGCATGCCATGGGTCAGGCGGCCCGCCAGAAGGCTCTCAGTATGGGCTGGGACAGCGTCGCCGACCAGATGCTCGACTACTACTCCACCCACATCGACCGCATCTCCTGGGCAGAACTAGCCGGCGACTGA